From Anolis carolinensis isolate JA03-04 unplaced genomic scaffold, rAnoCar3.1.pri scaffold_8, whole genome shotgun sequence, a single genomic window includes:
- the nfu1 gene encoding NFU1 iron-sulfur cluster scaffold homolog, mitochondrial, which translates to MAAARAFGAASAVGRLRGRFCHLGLRDLHSTARQPQRFPALQRFPDRPVRLHSEMLVRSMFIQTQDTPNPNSLKFIPGKPVLESRTMEFTSPASTYCSPLARQLFRIEGVKSVFFGADFVTVTKESEDVDWNLIKPDIYATIMDFYASGLPVVTDEAPRPETAPSEEDDEVVSMIKELLDTRIRPTVQEDGGDVLFKGFEDGIVQLKLQGSCTSCPSSIITLKNGIQNMLQFYIPEVEGVEQVVDDNDSEEKEANST; encoded by the exons ATGGCGGCGGCGAGGGCCTTCGGAGCGGCGTCGGCCGTGGGGAGGCTGCGGGGCCG CTTCTGCCATTTGGGACTGAGGGACCTCCATTCGACGGCCAGGCAGCCCCAGCGCTTTCCTGCCCTGCaaaggttcccagatcggcctgtGAGGCTGCACTCGG AGATGTTGGTTCGGTCGATGTTCATCCAGACGCAAGACACCCCAAATCCAAACAGCCTGAAGTTCATCCCGGGAAAACCAGTCTTGGAGTCCAGGACCATGGAGTTCACCTCGCCTGCCTCTACCTACTGCTCGCCTTTGGCCAG ACAGCTCTTCAGGATCGAAGGGGTTAAAAGCGTCTTCTTTGGGGCTGACTTCGTCACAGTCACCAAG GAAAGCGAGGATGTGGATTGGAACTTAATAAAGCCGGACATTTACGCCACGATCATGGACTTCTATGCATCAGGCCTTCCGGTCGTCACCGACGAGGCACCTCGCCCAGAGACAG CTCCCTCCGAGGAAGACGACGAAGTTGTGTCCATGATAAAAGAGTTGCTGGACACCAGGATAAG GCCGACGGTCCAGGAGGACGGGGGGGACGTGCTTTTCAAGGGCTTTGAGGACGGGATCGTGCAGCTGAAATTGCAAGGTTCCTGCACCAGTTGCCCCAGTTCCATCATCACCCTCAAGAACGGGATCCAGAACATGCTGCAGTTCTACATCCCGGAGGTCGAAGGCGTGGAGCAG GTGGTTGATGACAACGACAGCGAAGAAAAGGAAGCAAACTCGACCTGA